The following coding sequences are from one Virgibacillus necropolis window:
- a CDS encoding Ger(x)C family spore germination protein, translated as MRNKKLVALLLLSIILLNGCLPSKEIESLGIINTRGVDILDAGKLKTTIVYFQFDTQSKEITKIISGIGETIKGARANANFKTNFELTPGQIRLELYGIEAAKKGILPYLDTLARDAKVADTMFLAVSETTAEEVITMGQDDSSVNVGHYLYQLIERTLNDDIIPRTTLQDFIHIYYDVGEDPILPILKMEEGRPYLHAMALFKGDKYVGKIPTEKAFLLNMLEKTVETSMLELELPLEPFKEQLVNSSDKKDDKKTFNALLRVLNGNGETKISDLNNLTFETRVKIDLRLLELSKEIKLKNPKIEILLEKKIEKNLEQQYADLLTKVQELNVDPFGYGSIYRSQKENGKLTDKDWRNRFPDIKVNFHVDAKILRHGITQ; from the coding sequence ATGAGGAATAAAAAATTAGTAGCTTTATTATTATTGTCCATCATTTTACTAAACGGTTGTCTACCATCTAAAGAAATTGAAAGTCTAGGAATTATTAATACAAGAGGTGTTGATATTCTCGATGCTGGAAAGTTGAAGACTACAATTGTATATTTTCAATTTGATACCCAATCAAAAGAAATTACGAAAATTATATCTGGCATTGGCGAAACAATAAAAGGAGCGAGAGCAAACGCTAATTTTAAAACCAATTTCGAGTTAACTCCTGGCCAAATTCGTTTGGAATTATACGGGATAGAAGCAGCGAAGAAAGGCATACTCCCCTATCTAGATACGTTGGCTCGAGACGCCAAGGTTGCGGATACCATGTTCCTAGCAGTAAGTGAAACAACAGCAGAGGAAGTTATAACCATGGGGCAAGACGATTCCTCAGTTAACGTTGGGCATTATTTATACCAATTAATTGAGCGAACTTTAAATGATGACATCATTCCTCGAACGACCCTGCAGGATTTCATCCATATCTATTATGATGTAGGTGAAGATCCTATATTGCCTATATTAAAAATGGAGGAAGGAAGACCTTATTTACACGCTATGGCATTATTTAAAGGGGACAAGTATGTAGGCAAAATACCTACAGAAAAAGCTTTTTTATTAAATATGCTAGAGAAAACGGTTGAAACAAGCATGTTAGAATTGGAGCTTCCCCTTGAGCCATTTAAAGAACAATTAGTAAATTCTTCGGATAAAAAAGATGACAAAAAAACATTCAATGCGCTACTAAGAGTGTTGAACGGTAATGGAGAAACTAAGATAAGTGATTTGAACAATTTAACATTTGAAACACGTGTAAAGATTGATTTACGTTTACTTGAGCTATCAAAAGAAATCAAACTTAAGAACCCAAAGATTGAGATATTATTAGAAAAAAAAATTGAAAAAAACCTAGAACAACAGTATGCAGATCTTTTAACTAAAGTACAAGAACTTAATGTTGATCCGTTTGGATATGGAAGTATTTACCGAAGTCAAAAAGAAAATGGAAAATTAACGGATAAAGATTGGAGAAATAGATTTCCGGACATAAAAGTAAATTTTCATGTCGACGCTAAAATTTTGCGCCATGGCATTACCCAATAA
- a CDS encoding aldo/keto reductase — translation MDIPSLKKLSNGVSIPRLGLGVYKVPEDQVYDTVLSALDLGYRHIDTASFYGNEYGVGKAIRNSGIPREDIFVTSKVWNDDHGYDNALKAFERSMEKLSFDYLDLFLIHWPIPEGFPDTWKALEEINKTDRVGAIGVSNFLDHHLEELSKTANETPVVDQIELHPKLQQKSTVEYCRRHGIAVESWSPLGRARYLDDPLLTKMASNYDKSVAQLIIRWHLENDFIVIPKSVKAIRQKENANVFDFKLSTKDMEYLNQMNEDMRIGSHPNDMR, via the coding sequence ATGGATATTCCGAGTTTGAAAAAGCTTTCTAATGGTGTTTCTATTCCTAGGTTGGGTCTTGGTGTATATAAGGTTCCAGAAGACCAAGTATATGATACAGTATTAAGTGCACTTGATTTAGGTTATCGACATATTGATACAGCAAGCTTTTACGGAAATGAATATGGGGTGGGCAAAGCGATACGTAATTCAGGAATTCCCCGTGAAGATATTTTTGTAACAAGTAAAGTATGGAATGATGATCACGGTTACGATAATGCCTTAAAGGCCTTTGAGCGAAGTATGGAAAAGTTAAGTTTTGATTATCTAGATCTATTTTTGATTCACTGGCCAATCCCAGAAGGTTTTCCTGATACTTGGAAAGCCTTAGAAGAGATTAATAAGACTGATCGTGTAGGAGCGATAGGTGTAAGTAACTTTCTTGATCATCATTTGGAAGAATTATCAAAAACAGCTAATGAAACACCTGTAGTTGACCAAATTGAATTGCACCCTAAATTACAACAAAAGAGCACGGTTGAGTATTGTCGTCGGCATGGTATTGCTGTGGAATCATGGTCACCACTTGGAAGAGCCAGGTACTTAGATGATCCACTATTAACAAAGATGGCCTCCAACTATGATAAATCGGTTGCACAACTAATCATTAGGTGGCATTTAGAAAATGATTTTATAGTCATACCAAAATCAGTCAAAGCAATACGTCAAAAGGAAAATGCTAATGTATTTGATTTTAAACTATCGACGAAGGACATGGAATATCTGAATCAGATGAATGAGGATATGAGAATAGGATCTCATCCTAACGATATGAGATAA
- a CDS encoding quaternary amine ABC transporter ATP-binding protein, with protein MTTKIKLENVSKIFGSKPKSVIPQIKAGMTKDEILAETGHTVGVYNASMEINQGEIFVIMGLSGSGKSTLIRCFNLLNKPTDGSIFIDGEDIAKYSGAQLKKVRQEKIAMVFQHFGLFNHRTVQANVEYGLEVRKVSKEKREEIARKNLEVVGLKGWEEKYPDQLSGGMQQRVGLARALANDPDILLMDEPFSALDPLIRREMQLELLDIQDRLQKTIIFITHDVNEAFKLGDRVAVMKDGKVIQVGTPEDIIEQPADDYISDFIKDIDRSKVFQAEHVMIKPNALVSTKDGLNVAVKEMEENNISSVFVVDRKRHVKGIVTIDDAIKGIKLKQELADVLRTDITIVQQDEYVSELIPKTLESKFPLAVVNSEDKLIGFILRVHVLSGLVSKDVSESAEYHG; from the coding sequence ATGACAACTAAAATAAAGTTAGAAAATGTGTCCAAGATATTTGGTTCGAAACCTAAATCAGTTATTCCTCAAATCAAAGCAGGAATGACTAAAGATGAAATTCTAGCCGAAACAGGGCATACAGTGGGCGTATATAATGCATCAATGGAAATTAATCAAGGGGAAATTTTTGTAATCATGGGATTGTCCGGTAGTGGAAAATCAACTTTAATTCGTTGTTTTAATTTACTTAACAAACCAACGGATGGATCGATTTTTATTGACGGTGAAGATATTGCCAAGTATAGTGGTGCGCAATTAAAAAAAGTTCGCCAAGAAAAAATAGCAATGGTGTTTCAGCACTTTGGTTTGTTTAATCATCGAACTGTGCAAGCCAATGTGGAATATGGTTTAGAGGTTCGTAAAGTTAGTAAAGAAAAACGTGAAGAAATTGCACGAAAAAATCTGGAAGTGGTTGGCCTAAAAGGTTGGGAAGAAAAATATCCTGATCAGTTATCTGGTGGGATGCAACAGCGTGTAGGATTAGCTCGTGCGCTAGCAAATGATCCGGATATACTTTTAATGGATGAACCTTTTAGTGCACTCGATCCGCTTATACGCAGAGAAATGCAATTAGAATTATTAGATATTCAGGATCGCTTGCAAAAAACAATTATTTTTATCACACATGATGTAAATGAAGCTTTTAAGCTAGGTGATCGCGTTGCAGTAATGAAGGATGGTAAAGTCATCCAGGTAGGAACCCCAGAGGATATAATCGAACAACCTGCTGATGATTATATCTCAGATTTTATCAAGGACATAGATCGTTCGAAAGTTTTTCAAGCTGAGCATGTTATGATCAAACCAAACGCACTAGTTTCGACGAAAGATGGACTCAATGTTGCCGTTAAAGAAATGGAAGAGAATAATATATCTAGTGTTTTTGTTGTAGATCGAAAGCGACACGTCAAAGGCATTGTAACGATTGATGATGCGATTAAAGGAATAAAATTAAAGCAAGAGTTGGCAGATGTGTTGCGGACAGATATTACCATTGTTCAGCAAGATGAGTATGTAAGTGAGCTAATTCCGAAAACACTGGAATCTAAGTTCCCATTGGCAGTAGTGAATAGTGAAGATAAGCTCATTGGATTCATTCTTCGAGTACATGTATTGTCAGGACTTGTGTCTAAAGATGTAAGTGAAAGTGCAGAATATCATGGGTGA
- a CDS encoding ABC transporter permease yields the protein MGIFPDITTNLGDYVEEFVGFLDTRFKPLFDFIYLFSSDIINGIEALLLWMPWWAFILIIVLLGWYFKSLVSGIIYGIFIFLIGTFGLWEDLMITIAIVLTAVIISLAIGIPLGIWMAFSKGFSTVMRPILDAMQTMPSFVYLIPAIFFFGLGNVSAIFATLIYAVPPVIRLTELAIRGVDKEVIESAQSFGSSRFQMLNKIQLPQALPTIMAGVNQTTMMALAMVVIASMVGAQGLGEQVLVSINRIDISLGFEAGISIVFLAIIIDRVTGGVADKLQKHRRINE from the coding sequence ATGGGAATCTTTCCAGATATAACAACGAATCTTGGGGATTATGTAGAAGAATTTGTAGGATTTTTAGATACAAGGTTTAAACCTCTATTTGATTTCATTTATTTATTTTCATCAGACATCATTAATGGAATTGAAGCATTATTATTATGGATGCCATGGTGGGCATTTATACTCATTATTGTTTTGTTAGGTTGGTATTTTAAATCACTCGTCTCAGGGATAATATATGGTATATTTATTTTTTTAATCGGTACCTTTGGGTTATGGGAAGATTTGATGATAACGATTGCGATCGTATTGACAGCGGTAATTATTTCGCTTGCAATAGGGATCCCGTTAGGAATTTGGATGGCATTTAGTAAGGGATTTTCAACTGTTATGCGACCAATCCTGGACGCTATGCAAACCATGCCAAGCTTTGTTTACCTGATACCCGCAATATTTTTCTTTGGATTAGGAAACGTGTCTGCAATTTTTGCTACTTTAATATACGCGGTTCCTCCTGTAATTCGGTTAACCGAGCTTGCCATTCGTGGTGTAGATAAAGAGGTAATTGAATCCGCACAATCATTTGGTTCATCAAGGTTCCAAATGTTAAATAAAATTCAGTTGCCTCAAGCTTTGCCGACAATCATGGCCGGTGTAAACCAAACAACTATGATGGCACTTGCGATGGTTGTTATCGCTTCTATGGTTGGTGCGCAGGGACTTGGGGAGCAAGTACTAGTTTCTATTAACCGGATTGATATCTCACTCGGATTTGAAGCAGGAATTAGTATTGTATTTCTAGCAATAATTATAGACCGTGTCACTGGTGGCGTAGCGGATAAACTCCAGAAGCATAGGAGGATTAACGAATGA
- a CDS encoding ABC transporter substrate-binding protein, whose protein sequence is MKKIFMLLSTAVLVVLSACGEGSESSGELDKIVFADAGWDSIRVHNSIAQKIVEEGYGYETEVTPGSTAATFQGLTEGDINVYMEVWTDNIKEIYNEAIDAGEIEKVSVNFDDNVQGLYVPTYVIEGDEERGIEPMAPDLKTVEDLKNYPELFADPAEPEKGRLINAPSGWAVAEAITQKMDTYGLNDTFVNFMPGSDAAIVASMTDAIKAGEAWVGYYWSPTAVTAKYDLTLLQEPEFDQEIWEKTKGTEFPPNDVVVAVHKDMPDQAPKVVDFLSNYETTSKLTEEALKYMEENQASPEEAAIWWMGEHEDIWTGWVSEDVAKKVKDSMK, encoded by the coding sequence ATGAAAAAAATTTTTATGTTGTTATCGACTGCCGTACTAGTAGTACTTTCAGCCTGTGGCGAAGGATCTGAATCTAGTGGTGAATTGGATAAAATTGTATTTGCTGATGCGGGATGGGACAGTATTCGCGTCCACAATAGCATTGCACAAAAAATCGTTGAGGAGGGTTATGGATATGAAACAGAAGTGACTCCTGGATCAACTGCAGCAACTTTCCAAGGATTAACGGAAGGTGATATCAATGTCTACATGGAAGTATGGACAGATAATATTAAAGAAATATACAACGAAGCTATTGACGCAGGAGAAATTGAAAAGGTTTCAGTAAACTTTGATGATAATGTACAAGGTTTATATGTTCCTACATATGTGATAGAAGGGGACGAAGAAAGAGGAATTGAGCCAATGGCGCCTGATTTGAAAACAGTTGAGGATTTAAAAAATTACCCTGAATTGTTTGCAGATCCTGCAGAGCCTGAAAAGGGTCGTTTGATAAATGCGCCAAGTGGTTGGGCAGTGGCGGAAGCTATTACTCAAAAAATGGATACTTATGGTTTAAATGATACATTTGTAAACTTTATGCCCGGTTCAGACGCAGCAATTGTTGCTTCCATGACAGATGCTATTAAAGCTGGAGAGGCTTGGGTCGGTTATTACTGGTCCCCTACTGCTGTTACTGCAAAATATGATCTTACGTTACTACAAGAGCCGGAATTTGATCAGGAGATTTGGGAAAAAACAAAAGGAACAGAATTCCCACCAAATGATGTAGTAGTAGCTGTTCATAAAGATATGCCTGATCAGGCACCAAAAGTTGTAGACTTTTTAAGCAACTATGAAACAACATCTAAATTAACCGAAGAAGCTCTAAAATATATGGAAGAAAATCAAGCATCACCTGAAGAAGCAGCAATTTGGTGGATGGGTGAACATGAAGATATCTGGACAGGTTGGGTTTCAGAAGACGTGGCTAAAAAAGTCAAAGATTCCATGAAGTAG